One window of Populus nigra chromosome 5, ddPopNigr1.1, whole genome shotgun sequence genomic DNA carries:
- the LOC133693642 gene encoding type I inositol polyphosphate 5-phosphatase 4-like → MRDENSKKSKLSWPKTLVKKWFNIKSKAEEFQADDVLYGGGGEEWRHNFSEREACTIKKSKTETSYRRHSGGVQRGKIDLDAAQVTDVNNYRIFVATWNVAGKSPPSHLNLEDWLHTSPPADIYVLGFQEIVPLNAGNVLGTEDNGPAKKWLALIRKTLNSLPGTSWGYHTPSPVSDPIVELDADFEGSSRQKASSFFHRRSFQSLSRSMRMDGDMVIPQPKLDRRFSVCDRVVFGNRPSDYDPNYQWGSSDDENGPGDSPLATQHSPIDYSGSLSMEDRDRQTGQSRYCLVACKQMVGVFLTVWVKSDLRDDVRNLKVSCVGRGLMGYLGNKGSISISMSLHQTSFCFICTHLTSGQKEGDELRRNSDVMEILRKTRFPRVHSRGDKNSPQTILEHDRIIWLGDLNYRIALSYRAVKTLVEMQNWRALLENDQLRIEQGRGRVFDGWNEGKIYFPPTYKYSNNSDRYAGDDRHPKEKRRTPAWCDRILWYGRGLTQLSYVRGESRFSDHRPVCGVFLAEVESINRSRIKKSMSCSNSRIEVEELLPHLHGYTEFNFF, encoded by the exons ATGAGAGATGAGAACTCGAAGAAGAGCAAG CTTTCATGGCCTAAGACACTGGTCAAGAAGTGGTTCAATATCAAGAGCAAAGCTGAGGAATTTCAAGCAGATGATGTCCTTTACGGAG GTGGCGGTGAAGAGTGGAGGCACAACTTCTCAGAGAGAGAAGCATGCACCATCAAGAAAAGCAAAACAG AGACATCATACAGGAGGCACTCTGGTGGAGTGCAGCGAGGCAAAATTGACCTTGATGCTGCACAAGTTACAGATGTGAACAATTATAG GATATTTGTAGCAACTTGGAATGTAGCTGGAAAATCTCCTCCAAGTCATTTGAACCTTGAGGATTGGCTTCATACTTCACCTCCTGCTGATATTTATGTTCTTGG GTTTCAAGAAATTGTGCCTTTGAATGCTGGAAATGTTTTGGGCACAGAAGACAATGGACCGGCCAAGAAATGGCTAGCTCTTATTAGGAAGACTCTAAATAGCCTTCCTGGTACCAGTTGGGGTTACCATACTCCTTCACCAGTCTCTGACCCAATTGTAGAATTGGATGCAGACTTTGAGGGATCATCGAGGCAGAAAGCCTCATCTTTCTTCCATCGCCGTTCCTTTCAGTCCCTGAGCCGCAGCATGAGAATGGATGGTGACATGGTGATACCACAACCTAAACTTGATCGACGTTTTAGTGTCTGTGACAGGGTTGTCTTTGGGAATAGACCGAGTGACTATGATCCCAATTACCAATGGGGTTCCTCTGATGATGAGAATGGACCAGGGGATTCACCATTGGCTACTCAACACTCGCCAATTGATTACAGTGGATCCTTGTCAATGGAGGATAGAGATAGACAAACAGGCCAGTCAAGGTACTGTTTGGTGGCCTGTAAGCAAATGGTTGGAGTGTTTCTAACAGTATGGGTAAAGAGCGATCTTAGAGATGATGTTCGCAATCTCAAAGTGTCTTGTGTGGGCAGAGGATTGATGGGTTATCTCGGAAACAAG GGCTCGATTTCAATTAGCATGTCATTGCACCAAACAAGCTTTTGCTTCATCTGTACCCATTTGACATCTGGGCAGAAGGAGGGAGACGAGCTGCGGAGAAACTCTGATGTTATGGAGATCCTTAGGAAGACAAGGTTTCCTAGAGTTCATTCCAGAGGAGACAAAAACTCCCCTCAAACAATTCTAGAGCATGA TCGAATCATTTGGCTTGGTGATTTGAATTATCGGATTGCCTTGTCTTATCGTGCCGTGAAAACTCTTGTCGAGATGCAAAATTGGAGGGCGTTGTTAGAGAATGACCAG CTTCGGATAGAGCAGGGACGAGGGCGAGTTTTTGATGGATGGAATGAAGGCAAGATATATTTCCCTCCGACATACAAGTATTCCAATAACTCAGATAGATATGCAGGGGATGATAGGCACCCGAAGGAGAAACGAAGGACTCCTGCATG GTGTGATCGTATATTATGGTATGGAAGGGGCCTCACCCAGTTATCTTATGTACGTGGGGAGTCAAGGTTCTCAGATCACAGACCAGTTTGTGGGGTATTTTTGGCTGAGGTTGAGTCTATAAATCGTAGCCGAATAAAGAAAAGCATGAGTTGTTCCAATTCTAGAATTGAGGTAGAAGAGCTGTTGCCGCACTTACATGGATACACcgaattcaatttcttttga